In a single window of the Methanocaldococcus sp. genome:
- a CDS encoding DUF371 domain-containing protein: MEFTIRAKGHKNISATHKTTLEITKEDYLTPTGHCIIGIEANKSMFDFTDEFKEKLRNAKKIIVEIEVEGIKDTIIGEGHKDLILNHPTDIVIRKSNYICPRTLMINANKSAKDINRKIVKKLKEGKKLIFRIKIDD; this comes from the coding sequence ATGGAATTTACAATAAGGGCTAAGGGGCATAAAAATATCTCAGCAACTCATAAAACAACCTTGGAGATTACAAAAGAAGATTATTTAACACCAACAGGACATTGCATTATAGGAATAGAGGCAAATAAATCTATGTTTGATTTTACAGATGAATTTAAAGAAAAACTTAGAAATGCTAAAAAAATCATTGTGGAAATTGAAGTTGAAGGAATAAAAGATACAATAATAGGAGAAGGGCACAAAGATTTAATTTTAAACCATCCAACAGACATAGTAATTAGAAAGAGTAACTATATATGTCCAAGAACGTTAATGATTAATGCAAACAAATCAGCAAAAGATATTAATAGAAAAATTGTAAAAAAATTAAAAGAAGGCAAAAAATTAATTTTCAGAATAAAAATAGATGATTAA
- a CDS encoding DUF354 domain-containing protein: MDVWIDLTNAPHVHYFCQLIKKFEKEGIEYLLTYRDSKNLDKLVKIYNFVGKCIGKHGKTLKEKLIFYAERVIGLSELISNVEPKVAIAKHSVELPRVAFGLNIPIIFVVDNEYAEAQNRLTLPLANEIIKPIATDEKKLKDCGGRNFINFDGTCEVANVNSRLKGYYPIDNDILKKLDIDNNRPTIVMRPCPNSSYCNGHKDILPDIIKELKKRIDCNIVVFPRDDYQRINYEKLNVIVPKEAIDALSLLYHSDFMIGAGGTMNRESAILGIPTISCYPQELLGVDKYLIEKGRMVHTNNIKEIINYVEDNLGKKLGVIELEDPTDLMLERVFTYL, encoded by the coding sequence TTGGATGTTTGGATTGACTTAACAAATGCTCCTCATGTTCATTATTTTTGTCAATTAATAAAAAAATTTGAAAAGGAAGGAATAGAATATTTATTAACTTACAGAGATTCAAAAAATTTAGATAAATTAGTTAAAATTTACAATTTTGTAGGAAAATGTATAGGAAAGCATGGAAAAACATTAAAAGAAAAATTAATTTTTTACGCTGAGAGAGTTATTGGTTTATCTGAATTAATATCTAATGTAGAACCAAAAGTGGCAATAGCAAAACATTCAGTAGAATTGCCAAGAGTTGCCTTTGGCTTAAACATTCCAATTATTTTTGTTGTAGATAATGAATATGCAGAGGCTCAGAATAGATTAACTCTTCCATTGGCAAATGAAATTATAAAACCAATAGCAACTGATGAAAAAAAACTTAAAGATTGCGGAGGAAGAAATTTTATAAACTTTGATGGAACTTGCGAAGTGGCAAATGTAAATTCTCGATTAAAGGGCTATTACCCGATAGATAACGATATTCTAAAAAAATTAGATATTGATAATAATAGACCTACAATAGTTATGAGACCATGTCCAAATTCTTCCTATTGTAATGGACACAAGGATATTTTGCCAGATATTATAAAAGAACTAAAAAAAAGAATTGACTGTAATATAGTAGTTTTTCCAAGAGATGATTATCAGAGAATAAATTATGAGAAACTTAATGTTATTGTTCCTAAGGAAGCAATTGATGCCTTATCTTTATTATATCACTCTGATTTTATGATTGGAGCAGGAGGAACTATGAATAGAGAGAGTGCTATTCTTGGAATTCCAACAATATCCTGCTATCCTCAAGAATTACTTGGAGTTGATAAATATTTAATTGAAAAAGGTAGAATGGTCCATACTAATAATATTAAGGAGATAATTAATTATGTTGAAGATAACTTAGGGAAAAAATTAGGAGTTATTGAGTTAGAAGACCCTACTGATTTGATGCTCGAAAGAGTTTTTACTTATCTATAA
- a CDS encoding AMP phosphorylase, translated as MLFLKVRVLDIDLENLVLINSEDLKSSQYFPQDRVVVKFNDKEVIGVLYSSTSLINRGEVGLPKKLVKELNVKEGDIVTIRHADRPRSLAYIRKKMDGNKLKKEEIFAIIDEMVDGKLTNIEISAFVTSLYINGMDMDEIEAMTIRMAETGKMVSWETQIYDVHSIGGVPGNKYALLVVPIVASTGLKIPKTSSRAITSAAGTADVVEVLTRVDLTIEEIKRVVKETNGCMVWGGALELAPADDITINVERPLGIDPKPLLLSSVMAKKLAMGVNKLLIDIPTGYGAKVKSIKEASSLARNFIELSERLKIVTECAITYGGQPIGRAIGPALEAKEALLALEDYKQAPTSLVEKSISLAGILLEMGRVSPPGEGKYMAEDILAKGKAHDKFMEIIIAQGGKEVSSDEIEVGKYYTDIYSPIDGYITRVSNSGITRITKEAGAPNDKKAGVYLNVKVGNKVEKGDVLYTIYSDSEERLKSAAKLARILYPVKVEGMLLQKISRF; from the coding sequence ATGTTATTTTTGAAAGTTAGAGTATTAGACATTGACTTGGAGAATTTAGTTTTAATAAATTCTGAAGATTTAAAAAGTTCCCAATACTTTCCTCAGGATAGAGTAGTAGTTAAATTTAATGATAAGGAAGTTATTGGCGTTTTGTATTCTTCAACCAGTTTGATAAATAGAGGAGAAGTAGGATTGCCTAAAAAACTTGTTAAGGAGTTAAATGTTAAAGAAGGAGATATAGTTACAATAAGACACGCGGATAGACCAAGATCTCTTGCATATATAAGAAAAAAAATGGATGGTAATAAATTAAAAAAAGAAGAAATTTTTGCAATTATTGATGAAATGGTTGATGGAAAATTAACAAATATTGAAATTTCTGCCTTTGTTACATCTTTATATATAAATGGAATGGATATGGACGAAATTGAGGCAATGACAATTAGAATGGCTGAAACTGGAAAAATGGTTAGTTGGGAGACGCAAATATATGATGTGCATTCAATTGGTGGAGTTCCTGGAAATAAATATGCTTTACTTGTAGTTCCTATCGTTGCATCTACTGGCTTAAAGATTCCAAAAACATCTTCAAGGGCAATAACATCTGCCGCAGGAACAGCGGATGTTGTTGAAGTATTAACAAGAGTAGATCTAACTATTGAAGAGATAAAAAGAGTAGTTAAAGAAACTAACGGATGTATGGTTTGGGGAGGGGCATTAGAATTGGCCCCCGCAGACGATATAACTATAAATGTAGAGAGACCTTTGGGGATAGATCCCAAGCCACTATTATTGTCAAGTGTTATGGCTAAAAAATTAGCAATGGGTGTTAATAAATTATTAATTGATATTCCAACTGGCTATGGAGCAAAGGTTAAAAGTATAAAAGAGGCATCAAGTTTAGCAAGGAACTTTATTGAGTTAAGCGAAAGATTAAAAATAGTTACTGAATGTGCTATTACCTATGGGGGTCAACCAATTGGAAGGGCAATAGGTCCAGCATTAGAAGCAAAAGAGGCATTATTGGCATTAGAAGATTACAAACAAGCACCAACAAGTTTAGTTGAGAAATCTATATCTCTTGCAGGAATTTTATTAGAAATGGGTAGAGTATCTCCCCCTGGAGAAGGAAAATACATGGCTGAGGATATATTAGCAAAGGGTAAGGCACATGATAAATTTATGGAAATTATTATTGCTCAGGGAGGGAAAGAGGTTAGTTCTGATGAAATTGAAGTTGGAAAATACTACACTGATATATATTCTCCAATTGATGGATATATAACAAGAGTATCTAATTCTGGAATCACAAGAATTACCAAAGAGGCAGGAGCTCCAAATGATAAAAAGGCTGGTGTTTATTTAAATGTAAAGGTTGGAAATAAAGTAGAAAAGGGAGATGTTTTATATACAATATACTCGGATTCTGAGGAAAGATTAAAATCTGCTGCAAAATTGGCAAGAATATTATATCCTGTTAAAGTGGAAGGAATGTTATTACAAAAAATTTCAAGATTTTAA
- a CDS encoding molybdopterin molybdotransferase MoeA: MKLIKKLMPLNNAEKIVFNNLSEYIEKNKKIKKANLIESLNRVLCEDIISPIDLPYFNRAAMDGYAVIAEDTFGASETNPIILNLVNNDEIFSGEAKKIFTGEKLPKNADAVVMKEFCNEVKDFVEIYKSVHPNENVSKVGEDVKKGEIVLKKGTLINPYHLNLLSSLGIKKVNVYDLKFGIIPTGDELVSLEEIENIEEDIKKLNGKVINSNVYMLYGLVKNLGFNGKIYDIVEDNRDSLKNTIKLALKENDILLITGGTSVSERDITVETVKELGNILIHGVNIRPGKPFGLGVVNKKLIFMLSGYPVASAVQFELFIQRFFTKRKKIIMPLKRNIASELGRVDFVRVKIDKYVDPIRITGSGVISSLTRSDGYILIPENVEGYEKGEFVEVYLF, from the coding sequence ATGAAGTTAATAAAAAAATTGATGCCATTAAATAATGCCGAAAAAATAGTTTTTAATAATTTATCTGAATATATTGAAAAAAATAAAAAAATTAAAAAAGCTAATCTTATCGAGTCATTAAATAGAGTGTTATGTGAAGATATTATTTCTCCTATTGACTTACCATATTTTAATAGAGCGGCAATGGATGGATATGCAGTTATTGCTGAAGATACATTTGGGGCTTCTGAAACAAATCCTATAATACTAAATCTTGTTAATAATGATGAAATATTTTCAGGAGAGGCTAAAAAAATATTTACTGGAGAAAAATTACCAAAAAACGCTGATGCCGTAGTTATGAAAGAATTTTGTAACGAAGTTAAAGACTTTGTAGAAATTTATAAAAGCGTTCATCCTAATGAAAATGTATCAAAAGTTGGTGAGGATGTCAAAAAGGGAGAGATTGTTTTAAAAAAAGGAACTTTAATTAATCCATATCATTTAAATTTACTATCTTCATTAGGAATTAAAAAAGTTAATGTTTATGACTTAAAATTTGGAATAATCCCTACTGGGGATGAACTTGTTAGTTTAGAAGAGATTGAGAATATTGAGGAAGATATTAAAAAATTAAATGGAAAAGTTATAAATTCCAATGTGTATATGCTATATGGTTTAGTAAAAAATCTTGGATTTAATGGAAAAATTTATGATATAGTTGAAGATAACAGAGATTCATTAAAAAATACTATAAAATTAGCATTAAAAGAAAATGACATTTTATTAATAACTGGTGGAACTTCTGTAAGTGAGAGGGATATAACGGTAGAGACAGTTAAAGAGTTAGGTAACATTTTAATTCATGGAGTAAATATAAGGCCAGGAAAACCTTTTGGTTTAGGAGTTGTAAATAAAAAATTAATATTTATGCTATCTGGCTATCCAGTAGCGTCAGCAGTTCAATTTGAATTGTTTATTCAAAGATTTTTCACAAAAAGGAAAAAAATAATAATGCCTTTAAAAAGAAACATTGCCTCAGAACTTGGTAGAGTTGATTTTGTAAGAGTGAAAATAGATAAATATGTTGATCCTATAAGAATAACAGGAAGTGGAGTTATATCTTCATTAACAAGAAGTGATGGCTATATACTAATTCCAGAAAATGTTGAAGGTTATGAAAAAGGAGAGTTTGTAGAAGTTTATTTATTTTAA